In the genome of Rhopalosiphum padi isolate XX-2018 chromosome 1, ASM2088224v1, whole genome shotgun sequence, the window tagttaATGGATAAAATAAGAATTGACGTGAACAAATTAAAATGGTTTATcatgtaaattgtatacctacgaCTGAATTAGACTGATAAGTTATGAGAAACACGGTTATAAAGTGTCTAGTAGTTTACTTTAATACATTAACACATAATGACTTTTATATTCACCTATACTTACTACTGTGTGCAACTTTAactttataacagatgataaatTATACGTCTTATGAATATCGTTTTTCCGATTCACTTGTGTATTGTATGTGGTTAGAAAGTGTATTAGTTATTTACAGGGTGATTCATTATTATAAGCATGCTCACTgccattttattcttttaataatgaatttattaaaattttaatgtttgagatttttaaatatacttaaaggtCTTATTTTAAacttcttgagatttttttttactactcaTAAACAACCTATTATCCTTAGTGCATAAAGTTAAAAACTTTTCGTTCAAATATTGATtttcataaatcaaaattttcaaaaaaaaaaaaaattatatacatatggtctaactatatttaaaaattccaaagatctgatttttattgaaaaaaaataatggtaagtATCAGGCTTGATGAATTACTCTGTATACACACTGTGTTTATATCGTAGTTAGAGGTAAATATTGGAAACAGACACAACACAATACGATCGAATTACCTATGGTtggtttaaaatcaaattaaatgtcGTTGCTCGTCCACCATCAATACAAACTGATATCactttgtataggtacattataatataataaaggatACTCAGGATACTCCGTGTGTAAAATTTAGagctatagatattatatagacttCTATTTTATAgtcgtgtaatattataaacttataaattaataatgtctaTTAATTTGTTTGAGATATACCTGGTAcgctaaacattataatatgtctatattatagataatgtcACGTATAGGGCACAtgcatatgtataaaatataaatgaggtAAATATTCACGATCGTGTCAAAGGATCGTCTGGGTCTTATACGCCTGAATATCGTCCACGATGTATAGATGCAACTACGTCGATTATAATTGTAATCATGTTATTGTGACTatttacatatacctataaacgATGCATATTATTACATCTATTATCGTATACTATTATGCACTACTACCCACGTCCTATACGAATCCCtttcaattttgtaaaatatagtttaataaaagtatttaaaatatacttattgaagTTTTGTCACTGGACGCTCATTTCTATCAAACCACTGCGTCTTGCTATTTTTTACATCGCGTATAATTatacactttttatattttcaacaataaaagaaaagaaaatatacaaaattataaaaaccactTGTTTTACGAGAATATTTAacgtatagtattaaaataaaaaaacaagtattttaaaattaattataaaaatgatgtaacttttttttaaatttatgttgtcGTACTATATTCTAGACTCCAGTTATagtgttaaaagttaaaaccgtctgataaatattattagtcttTACAATACAAAACTATAGTTTTTTAATCGCTGGCTGTTATTAAACtatggtatacaatatatttaaatataataacacgaaaaagtaaaattggtttttatttttaattgggatgtaaaaaaaaaattgtatagtttgtGTTTTCGCGGGTTTCTGATCAAATATCACGTGTAACGTCGTCGTCGCCCGCATGTTGAGGAttctctataaattatatatacatgtatcatCAATCAACCAATCGATCAGATCTTCGGACGTGCACTCCTCTCCAATCACATGAACACCGTCTAACAAATCGTAAAATGTGACTTACCCAcgcaataatatgtacacacacacatagtacATACAAGAACACAAGTCATGCTatctataaatcatatattatcttaggtttcctttttttttttttacagatattaaCACTTTGGCTCGAAAAATACACCACAAAAACGGCACCTCCGTGCCCATAGAAATCTACGTTAGCTACACGAACAATCCGTGGGGACCGTCGGCTTTGTTGGAGACCGGCCAATCTGGTGGTAGAGACCAATACAGGTACGAAAAGGGCACGATTAAATAGTGTGTTTGTAATATATgagataatacatttatacgttaTACACTCGTTACTTTAGaagacattaatatttttcaaaatatttcttttacaagTTAGTACAAAATAACACTTTtggagaaaaaaatgtattttaattatttttataatttaaaattttacttatttttaatgggaacatatgtttttaatttcatattcccaCATTCAAGTATGTAACAGAGTATAAAAATCGAACTTCGAACGAGTAGTGAGAAAtgagttatatgtatttaaagatGAGGAGTAAAGTAGTGAATCAACATTTTGTGAGGTACCTACTGCATTCCGATCACCTTAACTTAGaatacttataaactactctttcaaaattaaatttttatacatcgaagtattccaaaaatattttgttttggaaTAAGGAATTACAAATGCATGttgtaattattgaaaataaataaaaataatgataacaagtaataactaataatatatattaaataatattaaaaaaaaaaaaaaagtttttaaaaacgcaaatagattttgaaataatgaatgtctTACCTTGAATGGATCACTCGGAATATACTtaggatacattttttttatcccaaATCAGCATGATCATGTCTTATCCAAAAATCTTTGGGTATGATATGACTTTTCTTTATTTAAGTAcagtaaacatataaatataatatatggtacatcaaataatataataatcaaagtaAATACCTATCCCAAGTTTTTCTTATGTTTTCGTCATCCAAATATTATTGGTCACGCATTATTACACGATTTTgtctattttatgataaaacaatCATCAATCACCatgcataaattatacataaatccgACGTATATTACTGAAAACTCTATGaatcatattttgtatgtatacttatagtttatacagttatatacctacctatttataatgtTCGTACACAAGACatcaaacaatacaaaatatatgcaaaTGCTGCACGAAAGTCCTTGCTCTAATTACCtacaattacatatatttagaaGGTCAATATCTAATATGTTTTGTTGTTAATTTTCCATGTTCGTATTTGCATTGTTTTAGACCCAAAAGGAGTGTATATCAGCTGTACAATATGGTCGTATGCGCTACCGGTTGCAATCCAATTTCTTACCTCGGCTACGGCTGTTACTGTGGTTTCCTGGGTTCTGGATCGCCGGTTGATCCCATAGACAAgttaataaacacaataaatctaTTTGTCGTTAATTGAACGATGAAAATTCATACATTGTTTTGCTTTATTCTTTTCGGACAATTTTTAGTTGCTGCAAAATGCACGATTGGTGCTACGACAGTGCCGATTGCCCAATGTTCCTCGAATACTTTACGCCGTACGTCTGGACGTGCTACAACAAAAAACCATTGTGTTGTAAGTACATCATCattaacgaattaaaaaaaaaaggttgatcGTCGGTATTTTGTCGTAACAACGatgattatatgatttataaatagtcgggtaaaaatgtataaaacgatCGTATTCGTAGTCAacgaataatttacaataatacgaTTACACAGAAAAAAACAGCAACGTTCGAGGCGTGTACTAAGACGCTGTGTTTGTACATTGTGATGAGAACGTTTTTAACCCACGTATGACAGTGcgagcatattattttaaacactacAGTAAAGATCAATGTAATTGTCGGCAGCGCAGTTTCCATACCTTTCCGTGAAAggagtttataataaattctttatttatttaataaacagttttaaataacATGCAACTTCCTACATAACATATCACAACCTAGCTGCGTCAATTACACgcgattacaaaaaaaaaaaaaaaaaatccgtagtttatactgtttatagtatTCATTCTTCGACCAATTGTATCGAATGCGTAGGTATACCGTCACAACGGAATATCATCGGTTTGGAGAaacaaagtaattaaaataacatgtctacactgctatatattataatattatataaaatctgcTCTGTATTCTTGACACAATAATGTGATGAAATTTGAATTGTCtgtagtgtgtatatatattaagcaATTTCTAAATCTCAAAAACATGTACCTAATGATTAAAACACGTCGTCAGTTGTCACGACATAAAAACTGAAACTCTGCAAATGTCGATTATACCTAGTTAATCATAAAGAACCTGTAGAATAATACTGCATGcagtgtatatataagtataatatgttaaatctaATGAATTAGCTAATGACCCAACACCCAagaaacgttaaaaaataacCGCACGTAAAAACGTTATTCAGTTCAATTAGGATACGAATACATAGACATTattctctataatataatactatctaATAAAAggcaaaaaatgtttgatatttgaAAGGGAACCGGAGTAATTGAGCAAAGCTAAGCTAATTACCTTAGTAACTGAAGCTGTAATAATGATAAGaagaataagtataaaaaatatattttacgtgttatttgcaaaaatatagaagtatatatatacaatatataataataatagctgcaggtaataaatacaattctgCAAAATTGCGTATAAAAAGGGAGAAGCGGTGAAacgtaaaacattaaatacattcacgaaacaatacaataatatgtgttatgtataccggttattataataattagatattacCTGCACTTCTCAGCAATTGTGTATATGTagagcgtatatattattataaataactgtgCAGATTATATAACAAAGGGGAAAATGCTGCAACGAACAAAGTTCCCGTTGAGAAGTgtacaaaaaaatttataataacgccGTGCGCAATAATTCAAAGCGATCATTATTTTCACCTTAAAAATACAGATACTACacataactatataggtatattatgatatgacaTACCCGTATAACCCAACGTCCTAACCTgcgtattataatgttatgtactgCAATCGTCTCGTTTGTTCCAAAATAAAAACCGAATGTACGACATGACAACATACGCGTGCACacgttttttttagtaaaataacaataataatgatcttCATATAATAGTTATTCAAACGGAGGAAATATTGGTGCAATTTTGCAATATTAACGTTAAAACTACGGCTAGAAAGATTTTTCgtggtgtatattattataacgcacaCTACCTATCGTAGTTGATATCAATAAGCTCGGCAATCGGCTTACGCGTCTTATAGATTGATCCGTTACTcgtttaacctttttttttttttctgtaacttTTTAGCTTATTTAGATGTTTCTTCGATTTATACCCCCACGCGCGGTGTACGCGCCTTGAGAACGGTATAGACATTAACCATAGCAGGCAACGGTTACGATTTcgtataaatcaaaaacataacaaaatataataatgtaacttaTTTAAACGCGGACccatattaggtatacatagtACACGGCTAATAAATCGAAAAAACTACTGCCTCGACGTGGACCGAACGATACAGGTAAGCCTTTGATAGTTTGATATACCCTATTATAGTTGACATTTGGGGGAAGGGATgcaattattttactatcagCCAGTTCTCACcgcatattattaactatattgtttagtttaagtcattttttaccTCGATCTTTAACTATTTTTACGTTTACACCGTGGgcgttttaataaaaagtatcgatatatacaatataatatactctgcATGTAggtgataaatatattagactATTAGAGAATTGTGACTTTTACACTTCACTAATGTAATGTCATGAAAATGTCTTAAacactgttaaaaaaatattatattaggtatatgatggaataaaaactaaaaattcgaATCATAAAAATTTCCCCGTGGTAATCGGTGCAGCTTTTAAGTCGAAGGGCTCGCGATATACTCGCATTGTCGTACAGCTCGTAATGtatcattgtaatattttcatcTATAATATCACATCTATTTAACTGTTGCTCACACAGCATTAGGAGGTGGCTGCAGTCAGCGGTTGTGCGAGTGTGATCAAAAGCTGGCCATGTGCTTGAAACGTTTTGGGTGCCCAACGCAGAAGGCGATTTGCAAAACAAGCCCTTGGAGATGGTTCCAGAACATGTTGTTCTGAAAGGCAAcggtatgtatatatttcttatacatgtatattgtgtgtattacgatattatacagCTAATTCAGTGGCGACGAGAGAAGTTTATAGAGTCTAAAAATTCTAAACTATAGTCAATTTTGAGATGATTAATGAAACCTAAAAATTAACCTAACCTCACGGACCCActgtattagatataatattattaataactatattacgtATAAGTACCTCCCGAGTGACCGTTGGGGGAGGGGCGGGGAGGGGTAAAACCCCCCATCGGatcaagaaaattatattataaataatatttatagtattttagattatataccgttgtcattaaatatttataatagttattatttattaaatcgcaTTTGCGCTCTTCCCACAACGTGATCGGtatcaaactatatattttaataatattagtggtTAATATTAGTGTGGTCCACTATAGATGTCTACTGTCTAAACTCTAGATAGAACATTAATtgtttcatatttcatattatttgatatcACAGTATCACACTTCACACAGCCTTCCatatatttcacaaaaaatcGTTGACTCTAATCAATATCatagatacattaatatttaatacttagttaatatgataaaataaaaataaaatttatttttattttgtaaataagataatattagtaatattacaataagtatacTCAAaagtctgatttttttttatcgttataaaacTCTATGATCTATAATTAActctatagtatttattattatttgtttactaagtgttataaagtttaatttgataaaattatcaattaaataattaaatacacatgataatgtattattttcacaaatactttattgtatttatgaaaTGCTTTATTAGTtgcttattatatttgtatattgtacataaaactTATTAGTTCCCGTTTtcctgattaattttttttttcaatagccCCCTCACCCctacaatttatttcaaaatctcaGGCACTCCACTGCCTCCAAAACaggtgatattttaataaactatagttATAGATTTTGTTTGTTATTGATTTCAGACTGCTGTGATGGCGTAcatacagtattttatttttaacataatatatagaagaCGATAGCTTTCGAATTTCGTtctagtcattataatattatgatacatcgTACCAGTAGAAGCGACGcatcaccgccgccgccgtcgacgTGAATAtatcatacctattataaataggtatatatgataCGTGTGCACCACCGCGAGgactcgatataatatatacatagatcgcttataacacacacacacatacgaaCAAACTTATCAATTGGAACACTTGTATaaagttataatgttattattatattatgtataacttacGTCGAAACGATTGAAGAACAAAATTAGAGACTTTGATTTCGGGTCGATCGTACGACCGGAAGGAGCCGTCGCTGCTTATTATGCGTCTATTGTGTGCATCACATATAGATCGTCCGGCAGCACGCGACGGCGATAATATTAAACCATTTGAGTTTGTGACAGACTGCTGCAGATTCGTGAACACTAATTTTCGATGTCTACATTACGGTAGTTCGCGAAAATAGAACCGTTAAATCCCGAGGgacttgttttttattattacattattgggTATTCGATGCCCTGCACTGAAGCTGTTTTCCTCCCGaactgaaataataacaatgtattattataatttaatacgcgTTGGGTAAATCAATCGTTATGTTGTATGAATTAAATTTCgcttaccataatattattttctctttCACATTTGAAGAGACGTGCATTTTGTATATACTGCAATGtatcatgtttaatatataagatGTGCAACTTTAAacgtttgttataataatatactttgtaaAAACATTTCCTACATTATACTGTGCGTTTATAGACAAATTAACGAAAGAAATAAAAATCTTCGATTACACAAACTGAAcgcattgtattatatattgcattTCCATTATTGTCTCTAgtaaacctaaaaaataatattattttgtatgacatcgcatatattatatagtttcaatGTCAAATACTgacatgaaattataaatatagtacaaCTATAAGTTTTATTACCTACTAGTCCTACTACCACCAGTACCAGTATAATTACTATTTGAATATTATCTCCAatctatttaacttaatttatgatatttacaaatgattttatacaacgattacaatacaaaaatatatattattagcaatatctacgaatttttattttagtaaaactcATGTATGAAGcaaatttaaaaagtactgaccatttatacgtttatatattagttatattatatagatacaataaCTCTGAATGGGGTACTACACAAACAATTAACTTAAGTCAAAACCTCTTGATATATTACATTTAGACTTGTATTTTGTGTTGCATTATCGTATGAATGATCAGTTTTCTCATTTCAAAAAAccgtacatacaaatatacaattgttCACGTGAGAAACAGTTAGGTATACTTTCCAAATCCACTTCACAATGTTCTAATGTCTGCGATCTGGCGCCTTGTTAATTGTCATTACAAAACAAACTTTTATTACAGGAAACTGAATCCTTCTTAATTAAGCTAAAAAATCGTTAGGTAATTCTTCTCGGTGTTCCTTGGActttggtattattttattgggttaaatatttttcttcattAGCGCGTTCTGtcaacatttcaaaaaatgagACACTTGGAAGACTATTtagaacaaatttttaataaaaaaatcgaaaaaggTCAATAGTATCATTTCCAATGTGGTACATCTAAGTACATTGAAGCCCTCTCCCAATGACCACAAATGTAAAATGGACGACACGGGACCATTCAAGTAAGTGTTTGCAACAACAACTCAGTgaaaaaaaattcgtaaaaagtttaaattgagGAAAATAaggtctattattttatatatatatatatatatatttatatgtgtgtaatgtgtattgtgagtgtgtattatgtatatcgtatatataaatattatataagaattataCATCGTACAAAATAAAGATAatcatatttttgcataatatattctcATATTTTATAGGGTGAGATGAAAacgtaataatcatataatatataggtcctGATGTAGTCGATGTGTAAGTACGTATCTACAGTCTACAGAAACAATAAACACTTTCACTCGTAAAAGTGGTGGTACCTATACGTACCACTGTCATTCGTGGggatgttaatttatataagacGTCGTGCGATGCGCACGTGAACCCTCAAATGACTGGCATATTGTATAAGATTTAGCAGTTATAGAGATCTATGTATATACTGCATTCCCGTTAcatcttattatttttgtcagtCAGCCGTGTCAGATTTCTTTCTTATAAAACGGCAGCTGATCTGGTTAATAAAAACGTCATAGAGTTTTTCGCAGAGGTCGCTCCTCTCACATTTCACGTCTGTCGTGCTGCAATGTATCAGATATTCAGATGTCGATcgtcttgtataatattatgtccccGCATTCGCATCACTTTCCGGTCTGCCTGTCTTATCTTTTAACGCATGATTTTTTTCCTTGTTATCAAAATAGTTTACCCGAATAGTCTTCATGCAAAGTTCAAATGCGTTGGATTATTTCCAGGGAATGGGTTCCTAAAACGGTTCTTCTGCTTTGTATCTTTCTTTCCATCTTAGTGTATACGTTCATTAGGTTTCGATAGTAAAATGGGTTTCTGTGATGTTATAATGTCGTGGCTGTTATTGgtggatacatttttattgggtTTATCTACGGATTTCGTTTACTTAATTTGTGATGCCCTAactatgacataatatttaaacattatactttactataaataaaattaatttacgacCAGGGTTCCTGTTGTATTAAACCCGTTACACAGCTTTTCGATTAGTGGTAGTCAATGATTTTTAACACAtaacgaaatatataatattattatggcagACAATAAACAAATCCCAAAGTCATAAATTACAACCATCTTAGTAGTCttgtagataaatataaatacatatatctaaGGTATTTATATGGATCATCTATGTTTTACAATTTCGAGTGTttctttttacatattattattactataattagtattgtattattatattattagacattAGTATAATACTTTTACTGAATTTCGCAGCGATTTTTCATgtacagaaatatattatgattgattaATTATCGACTACTGCGGGTCTCTTGCAAGTCAAAACAACTATAAAGCCTGAAGCGTTAAAGTCGagtaatttctatataatataaaacataaccCGACGACGTATCATTATTTTGCTACAGTGTACATTCTTAATCCTACATATTCgctatacctacctactgaATTTTATTTCgcgaagtattttttttttcaacacgacccggcttataatatatattttatactggtaTATAAGGTATTGAAAAAACCAACAGATGACAGCCGTTGTGTACATTTAGTAGTCTACATTTAACGCCGTCCGATAATGATTATTTACAAACATACCCTATTTGTAAttcccataatattattaataatcaaaatcaaCAGTAGAACGTCGTTTAAGAACATTGTTTAGTACTAAGCTACTAAGGGCCGggtaaaaatgtaggtattatgcCGGTACCGAGTAAATGCCGGGTAGCCGGAACATCTCTGCTACTAACAGCCTATACACCATGATTTTCATTATGTAGCCACTAGGTTCCAACTTCACTTTAATGAGCAGGTTACACACTTCTGAATTATGATAATCCTGCGCAACAA includes:
- the LOC132917939 gene encoding basic phospholipase A2 pseudexin A chain, whose product is MLKPVDIIYTLLAILQQMVHSQDINTLARKIHHKNGTSVPIEIYVSYTNNPWGPSALLETGQSGGRDQYRPKRSVYQLYNMVVCATGCNPISYLGYGCYCGFLGSGSPVDPIDNCCKMHDWCYDSADCPMFLEYFTPYVWTCYNKKPLCSLGGGCSQRLCECDQKLAMCLKRFGCPTQKAICKTSPWRWFQNMLF